From a region of the Salvelinus fontinalis isolate EN_2023a chromosome 13, ASM2944872v1, whole genome shotgun sequence genome:
- the LOC129868780 gene encoding rho-related GTP-binding protein RhoG-like: MQSIKCVVVGDGAVGKTCLLISYTTGAFPKEYIPTVFDNYSSQVTVDGRSISLNLWDTAGQEEYDRLRTLSYPQTNIFIICFSISSPASYENVKHKWHPEVSHHCPGVPVLLVGTKSDLRNDEETQRKLKEQNQSPVTHHQGAGLARQIQAARYLECSALNQDGIKEVFAEAVRAFLSPQHTTSKRSCRLL; this comes from the exons ATGCAGAGCATTAAGTGTGTGGTAGTGGGCGATGGTGCTGTAGGGAAGACCTGTCTGCTCATCTCCTACACAACCGGAGCCTTCCCCAAGGAATATATACCCACCGTGTTTGACAATTATAGCAGCCAG gtgaCAGTAGACGGGCGCTCCATCAGTCTGAACCTGTGGGACACGGCGGGTCAGGAGGAGTACGACCGCCTGAGGACCCTGTCCTACCCTCAGACCAACATCTTCATCATCTGCTTCTCCATCTCCAGCCCCGCTTCCTATGAGAACGTCAAACACAAGTGGCACCcagag GTGTCCCACCACTGCCCCGGTGTGCCTGTCCTCCTGGTAGGCACTAAGAGTGACCTGCGTAACGACGAGGAGACCCAGCGCAAGCTGAAGGAGCAGAACCAATCTCCTGTCACTCATCACCAGGGGGCGGGACTGGCCCGTCAGATCCAAGCCGCCCGCTACCTGGAATGTTCCGCCCTCAACCAGGATGGGATCAAAGAGGTGTTCGCTGAGGCCGTCCGAGCCTTCCTCAGCCCACAGCACACCACCAGCAAGAGGTCCTGTAggctactgtag